A window of Zingiber officinale cultivar Zhangliang chromosome 5A, Zo_v1.1, whole genome shotgun sequence contains these coding sequences:
- the LOC121980320 gene encoding peroxidase P7-like: protein MPSVGTAAVALFLLVIASTAGAQLSHKYYSTTCPGLQPLVRRIIDQALSQDPTLGAALLRLFFHDCFVNGCDASVLLDDTATFAGEKNAAPNMNSLRGFQVIDAIKSSVEAKCRQTVSCADILALAARDSVAALGGPYWAVYLGRRDSRTASQREAVANLPPPGASLSTMVSSFGAKGLAAWDTIALSGAHTIGQARCANFRQHIYNDTDVDPGFAGVRQLACPASGGDSITAPLDVQTPMVFDNDYYKNLVARKGLLHSDQQLFNGGQYDYLVSLYSANQTAFFDDFATAMVKMGDMSPLTGSVGEIRTNCRRWN from the exons ATGCCGTCAGTGGGCACTGCCGCCGTCGCCTTGTTCCTTCTGGTAATCGCCTCCACCGCCGGCGCCCAACTCTCCCACAAATACTACTCCACCACTTGCCCCGGCCTGCAGCCTCTCGTCCGCCGTATCATTGACCAGGCACTCTCGCAGGATCCAACATTGGGAGCCGCTCTTCTTCGTCTCTTCTTCCACGATTGCTTCGTAAAT ggctGCGACGCATCGGTGCTGCTCGACGACACCGCGACCTTCGCCGGGGAGAAGAACGCCGCCCCCAACATGAACTCCCTCCGCGGCTTCCAGGTCATCGACGCCATCAAATCCAGCGTCGAAGCAAAGTGTAGGCAAACTGTGTCTTGCGCCGACATCCTCGCCCTCGCAGCTAGGGACAGCGTTGCCGCG CTTGGAGGTCCATACTGGGCGGTGTACCTGGGCCGGCGGGACTCCCGGACGGCGAGCCAGAGAGAGGCGGTGGCCAATTTGCCGCCGCCGGGCGCCAGCCTGTCGACCATGGTGTCGTCCTTCGGGGCGAAGGGGCTGGCGGCGTGGGACACGATCGCGCTCTCCGGCGCACACACCATCGGACAGGCGCGCTGCGCCAACTTCCGGCAGCACATCTACAACGACACCGACGTCGACCCGGGGTTCGCCGGGGTCCGACAGCTGGCCTGCCCGGCTTCTGGCGGAGACTCCATAACGGCTCCGCTGGACGTGCAGACGCCAATGGTCTTCGACAACGATTACTACAAGAACCTGGTGGCGCGCAAGGGGCTGCTGCACTCCGACCAGCAGCTTTTCAACGGCGGCCAGTACGACTACTTGGTGTCGCTCTACAGCGCCAACCAGACAGCCTTCTTCGATGACTTCGCCACCGCCATGGTCAAGATGGGGGACATGAGCCCGCTCACGGGTTCCGTCGGGGAGATCAGGACGAATTGCAGGAGGTGGAACTGA